One part of the Fusobacterium sp. FSA-380-WT-3A genome encodes these proteins:
- a CDS encoding branched-chain amino acid ABC transporter permease: MEKKLSNKTKNICTTILVILSIFILFLFDKGIIGDAYLRRILNLSAIYAIISVSMNLVNGFTGLFSLGQAGFVAIGAFSVAVFTVPEKYIQSIFYIKPMAPWLVEMRLPFVVALLIGGLVAGILAFLIGYPILRLKSDYLAIATLGFSEIIRIVLTNMQTITNGALGINRIPPMKSMFIPFGIAVICIGMMVLLINSSYGRAFKAIREDNIAAESMGINLALHKNLSFAISAFFSAIAGGLYAALLTTVDPKQFYFTFTYNFLLIIVFGGIGSITGSVIASFVVTYGLEWLRIFDEPFIIGGVTIPFFRAGLRMVIFSLLLMIIVLFFRKGLMGNKEFSWDAIYNFLLKIKISIKQKRYDKMRVYVRKPLKNKGGDK; the protein is encoded by the coding sequence ATGGAAAAGAAACTATCAAATAAAACAAAAAATATATGTACAACAATTTTAGTTATATTAAGTATTTTTATACTATTTCTTTTTGATAAAGGAATAATAGGAGATGCTTATTTAAGAAGAATTTTAAATTTATCAGCTATTTATGCCATAATAAGTGTTTCTATGAATTTAGTAAATGGATTTACAGGATTATTTTCATTAGGACAAGCTGGATTTGTGGCTATTGGAGCTTTTAGTGTAGCAGTATTTACAGTTCCAGAAAAATATATCCAATCTATATTTTATATAAAACCAATGGCACCCTGGCTAGTAGAAATGAGATTACCTTTTGTAGTAGCTTTACTAATTGGAGGATTAGTAGCTGGTATTTTGGCTTTTTTAATAGGATATCCTATTCTTAGATTAAAAAGTGATTATTTGGCCATAGCAACTTTAGGATTTTCTGAAATTATACGTATAGTACTAACAAATATGCAAACTATAACAAATGGAGCTTTAGGAATAAACAGAATACCTCCAATGAAATCTATGTTTATACCTTTTGGAATAGCTGTAATTTGTATAGGAATGATGGTTTTATTGATAAATTCAAGTTATGGAAGAGCTTTTAAGGCTATAAGAGAAGATAACATAGCAGCAGAATCAATGGGAATAAATTTAGCTTTACATAAAAATTTATCTTTTGCCATTAGTGCCTTTTTTAGTGCTATAGCTGGAGGACTTTATGCTGCTCTACTTACTACAGTAGACCCAAAACAATTTTATTTCACTTTTACATATAATTTCTTATTAATAATTGTTTTTGGTGGAATAGGAAGTATAACAGGTTCAGTAATAGCTTCATTTGTAGTGACTTATGGACTAGAATGGTTACGTATATTTGATGAACCTTTTATAATAGGTGGAGTAACAATACCATTTTTTAGAGCTGGTCTTAGAATGGTAATATTTTCATTATTATTGATGATAATAGTTTTATTTTTTAGAAAAGGACTTATGGGAAATAAAGAATTCTCATGGGATGCTATTTATAATTTCTTATTAAAAATAAAAATTTCTATAAAACAAAAAAGATATGATAAGATGAGAGTTTATGTAAGAAAACCCTTAAAAAATAAGGGAGGGGATAAGTAA
- a CDS encoding branched-chain amino acid ABC transporter permease, whose translation MDLSTFVQHIINGISLGSLYALIAIGYTMVYGILLLINFAHGDIFMMAGYFMIFSVINFGLPFFIAIPLVLTLTVILGIVLERTAYRPLRNAPRMSIMISAIGASYFLENLATYLFTGVPKRFPEISWLTKVVTFGNVSFQIVTIITPIVTMILLFGLMTLVNKTKVGMAMRAASKDYEAARLMGIKINWIIGITFIIGSFLAAIGSILWGSKYPSVYPLVGMMPGLKCFIAAVFGGIGNIPGAVLGGLTLGLGEALLVAFIPSMTGYRDAFAFILLIIILIVKPNGLLGEKVTDKV comes from the coding sequence ATGGACCTATCAACATTTGTACAACATATTATAAATGGTATTTCATTAGGAAGTCTTTATGCTTTGATAGCAATAGGTTACACAATGGTATACGGAATTTTGTTACTTATAAATTTTGCCCATGGAGATATTTTTATGATGGCAGGTTATTTTATGATATTTTCAGTAATAAATTTTGGTTTACCATTTTTTATAGCTATTCCTTTAGTATTAACATTAACAGTAATATTAGGGATAGTATTAGAAAGAACAGCCTATAGACCTCTTAGGAATGCTCCAAGAATGTCAATAATGATTTCAGCTATAGGTGCTTCTTATTTTTTAGAAAATCTTGCTACATATTTGTTTACAGGAGTACCAAAAAGATTTCCAGAAATAAGTTGGTTAACAAAGGTAGTAACTTTTGGAAATGTATCTTTTCAAATAGTTACAATAATAACTCCAATAGTGACAATGATTTTATTATTTGGTTTGATGACATTAGTTAATAAAACAAAAGTTGGAATGGCCATGAGAGCAGCTTCTAAAGATTATGAAGCAGCTAGATTAATGGGAATAAAAATAAACTGGATAATAGGTATAACTTTTATAATAGGTTCATTTTTGGCAGCAATAGGCTCTATATTATGGGGAAGTAAATATCCAAGTGTATATCCTCTAGTAGGAATGATGCCAGGATTAAAATGTTTTATAGCAGCTGTTTTTGGAGGAATAGGGAATATTCCAGGAGCTGTATTAGGAGGATTAACTTTAGGATTGGGTGAGGCATTATTAGTAGCTTTTATACCTAGTATGACAGGGTATCGTGATGCTTTTGCTTTCATATTATTAATTATAATATTAATAGTTAAACCTAATGGATTATTAGGTGAAAAAGTAACTGATAAGGTGTGA
- a CDS encoding tripartite tricarboxylate transporter permease, producing the protein MEHFFNAIPLVFNFSAIFISFLGVVLGIIIGALPGLSSTMGVALFIPVTYMMKPSTGLVFLGAIYMASTYGGSISAILINTPGTPSAVITALDGFELTKQGKGGEALSMATIASGIGGIISVFALMFISPPLSKLVIKFGAAEMFLLSILGLTIIVSLSKDSLVKGLMVGLFGMLISVIGIDGITGEYRYTYDILSLFGGVNTVATVIGVYSTSQVFKLAAQKRSTIQYDYDGSTKLNLVGIKDILRNSFNFIRSGIIGTIVGILPGAGVSIASALAYNASKSTSKTPELYGEGSIDGLAASECANNGVVGGSLVPLLTLGIPGNTVSAVFLGGLIIHGLQPGPQLFTKHGDIAYALFIGLFFATVLMTIVGLSGAKVFAKISVMPTNVIAPIIMALCVIGAFSISNNSFNIYVMFFFGLLGLAMSELNFFQAPFVLGLVLGPITEQEFRRALLISKGDYGVFVGSPISILLVISIIGFLVYPYLREAKLKKQK; encoded by the coding sequence ATGGAACATTTTTTTAATGCGATACCTTTGGTATTCAATTTTTCAGCTATTTTTATTTCATTTTTAGGAGTTGTTTTAGGAATTATTATAGGAGCTTTACCAGGATTATCTTCTACAATGGGAGTTGCTCTTTTTATACCTGTTACTTATATGATGAAACCTTCAACAGGGTTAGTATTTTTAGGAGCAATATATATGGCTTCAACTTATGGTGGGTCAATATCAGCTATTTTAATTAATACTCCCGGGACTCCTTCAGCAGTAATAACAGCTCTTGATGGTTTTGAGTTAACAAAACAAGGAAAAGGTGGGGAAGCTTTATCAATGGCCACAATTGCTTCGGGAATAGGAGGAATTATATCTGTTTTTGCCTTAATGTTTATATCACCACCTTTATCAAAACTTGTTATAAAGTTTGGAGCTGCTGAAATGTTTTTACTTTCTATTTTAGGATTAACAATAATAGTAAGTTTATCTAAGGATTCATTAGTGAAAGGTTTAATGGTAGGGTTATTTGGAATGTTAATATCTGTTATAGGAATAGATGGAATAACAGGAGAATATAGATATACATACGATATACTTTCTTTATTTGGAGGAGTGAATACTGTAGCTACTGTTATTGGAGTTTATTCAACATCTCAAGTTTTTAAATTAGCTGCTCAAAAAAGAAGTACAATTCAATATGACTATGATGGTTCAACAAAACTTAATTTAGTAGGAATAAAAGATATTTTAAGAAATTCTTTTAATTTTATTAGATCAGGAATAATTGGAACAATAGTTGGTATTTTACCAGGAGCTGGAGTAAGTATTGCTTCTGCTTTAGCTTACAATGCTTCAAAATCTACTTCAAAAACTCCAGAACTTTATGGTGAAGGAAGTATAGATGGATTGGCAGCTTCTGAATGTGCAAATAATGGTGTTGTTGGAGGATCGTTAGTACCATTATTAACTTTAGGGATACCAGGAAATACTGTATCAGCTGTATTTTTAGGAGGCTTAATAATTCATGGCTTACAACCAGGACCACAATTATTTACAAAACATGGAGATATAGCTTATGCCTTATTTATAGGATTATTCTTTGCAACAGTTTTAATGACAATAGTAGGATTATCAGGAGCAAAAGTATTTGCCAAGATATCAGTTATGCCAACTAATGTTATAGCACCTATTATAATGGCACTTTGTGTAATTGGAGCATTTTCAATTAGTAATAATAGTTTCAATATTTATGTTATGTTTTTCTTTGGACTTTTAGGGTTAGCAATGTCTGAACTAAATTTCTTCCAAGCACCATTTGTTCTTGGATTAGTTTTAGGACCTATAACAGAACAAGAATTTAGAAGAGCTCTTTTAATTAGTAAAGGGGATTATGGAGTATTTGTAGGAAGTCCTATTTCAATATTATTAGTAATTTCTATTATAGGATTCTTAGTTTATCCATATTTAAGAGAAGCTAAATTGAAAAAGCAGAAATAA
- a CDS encoding pyridoxamine kinase, giving the protein MEKIVKKVAAIHDLSGFGRASLTNIIPILSTMGIQVCPLPTAILSTHTGGFTDFSFIDLTDNMEKMMEHWSKLNLEFDCIYSGFLGSHKQIDIVSKFIDRFGHKNNLTVIDPVLGDSGKLYSTMGIEMVEEMKKLITKADIITPNFTEVCLLLNKEYVENIDEETVKDYLIQLSNVGPKIVIATSVPESETIVNEKYSNVIAYDRENDVFWKIRCKYIPASYPGTGDCYTSVVIGSLLQGDSLPIAIDRGTQFITQCIRASYGFKYQPREGILLERMLGILNMPVISNGYEILNRKK; this is encoded by the coding sequence ATGGAAAAAATAGTAAAAAAAGTTGCTGCTATTCATGATTTATCTGGTTTTGGAAGAGCTTCTCTTACAAATATTATCCCTATTCTATCAACTATGGGAATACAAGTTTGTCCTCTTCCAACTGCTATTTTGTCTACACATACAGGAGGATTTACAGATTTTAGTTTTATAGATTTAACTGATAATATGGAAAAAATGATGGAGCACTGGTCTAAATTAAATCTTGAATTTGATTGTATTTATTCTGGTTTCTTAGGTTCCCACAAACAAATAGATATAGTTTCTAAATTTATAGACCGTTTTGGTCACAAAAATAATCTTACTGTTATTGACCCTGTACTTGGTGATAGTGGAAAACTATACAGTACTATGGGAATTGAAATGGTTGAAGAAATGAAAAAACTAATTACCAAAGCTGATATAATTACACCTAATTTTACAGAAGTTTGTCTTTTATTAAATAAGGAATATGTAGAAAATATCGATGAAGAAACAGTAAAAGATTATTTGATTCAATTATCAAATGTAGGACCTAAAATAGTTATTGCTACTAGTGTCCCTGAAAGTGAAACTATAGTTAATGAAAAATATTCTAATGTTATTGCTTATGATAGAGAAAATGATGTTTTTTGGAAAATAAGATGTAAATATATCCCTGCTTCTTATCCTGGAACAGGAGATTGTTATACTAGTGTTGTTATTGGTAGTCTTTTACAAGGTGATAGTTTACCAATAGCCATTGATAGAGGTACACAATTCATAACTCAATGTATAAGAGCTAGTTATGGATTTAAATATCAACCTCGAGAAGGAATTTTACTTGAAAGAATGTTGGGTATTTTAAATATGCCTGTAATCTCAAATGGATATGAAATTTTAAATAGAAAAAAATAG
- a CDS encoding ABC transporter ATP-binding protein, protein MNNELLKVTNLSVVYGGIEAVKDISFSVPEGKIVTLIGSNGAGKSSTLRSIVGLEKPKTGKIVFDGLILNNFTTDEIVGEGITLVPEGRRVFDNLTVEENLKIGAYLRKDSITEDLEWVYGIFPRLKERSWQKAGTLSGGEQQMLAIGRALMLRPKLIMMDEPSLGLAPIVVQEVFKIIEDISKQGVTILLIEQNANQALKVADIGYVMATGKIVMKGSGKELLENEEIKEAYLGKKK, encoded by the coding sequence ATGAATAACGAATTATTAAAAGTGACAAATTTAAGTGTTGTTTATGGTGGAATTGAAGCTGTTAAGGATATAAGTTTTTCTGTACCAGAGGGAAAAATTGTAACTTTAATAGGAAGTAATGGAGCAGGAAAAAGTTCTACTCTTAGGTCAATTGTAGGACTAGAAAAACCTAAAACAGGAAAAATAGTTTTTGATGGTTTAATATTAAATAATTTTACTACAGATGAAATAGTTGGAGAGGGAATAACTTTAGTACCAGAAGGAAGAAGAGTTTTTGATAACTTAACTGTTGAAGAAAATTTAAAAATAGGAGCTTATTTAAGAAAAGATTCTATAACGGAAGATTTAGAATGGGTATATGGAATATTTCCAAGATTAAAGGAACGTTCATGGCAAAAAGCTGGAACTTTATCAGGTGGAGAACAACAAATGTTGGCTATAGGAAGAGCTTTAATGCTTAGGCCTAAGTTAATAATGATGGATGAACCATCTCTTGGGCTAGCTCCTATTGTTGTTCAAGAGGTATTTAAAATAATAGAGGATATAAGTAAACAAGGTGTCACTATTTTATTAATAGAACAAAATGCTAATCAAGCTTTAAAAGTGGCTGATATAGGTTATGTTATGGCCACAGGGAAAATAGTTATGAAAGGAAGTGGAAAAGAGTTATTAGAGAATGAAGAAATCAAAGAAGCTTATTTAGGAAAGAAAAAATAA
- the asnA gene encoding aspartate--ammonia ligase, translated as MIQNYDCKLDLYETEVAIKKVKDYFERTLAYELNLTRVSAPLYVRRSSGMNDDLNGVERPVIFDTKWDKSEEFQVIHSLAKWKRMALKRYNFPVHTGLYTDMNAIRRDEDLDNIHSMYVDQWDWELIIKKEERTMDTLKTIVKDIYKALRKTEEYLIREYPIFSKKLPQDIFFVTSQELEDMYPNLTPKEREDAITKEHRAVFISQIGKILKSGKKHDGRAPDYDDWDLNGDILIWNPVLEHALEISSMGIRVSEESLESQLKISGHEERKELTFHKALLNKELPYTVGGGIGQSRICMLFLEKLHIGEVQASVWPDEMIEDFAKLGAHFL; from the coding sequence ATGATACAAAACTATGATTGCAAACTAGATTTATATGAAACAGAAGTAGCTATAAAAAAAGTAAAAGATTACTTTGAAAGAACTTTAGCATATGAATTAAACTTAACAAGGGTTTCAGCACCACTTTATGTTAGAAGGTCATCTGGAATGAATGATGACTTAAATGGTGTAGAAAGACCTGTTATTTTCGATACTAAATGGGATAAAAGTGAAGAATTTCAAGTTATTCATTCTCTTGCTAAATGGAAAAGAATGGCTTTAAAAAGATATAATTTTCCTGTTCATACTGGACTTTACACAGATATGAATGCTATTAGAAGAGATGAAGATTTAGATAATATCCATTCTATGTATGTTGACCAATGGGACTGGGAATTAATTATAAAAAAAGAAGAAAGAACTATGGATACATTAAAAACTATAGTTAAAGATATTTACAAAGCTTTAAGAAAAACTGAAGAATATTTAATTAGAGAATATCCTATATTTTCAAAAAAATTACCTCAAGATATTTTCTTTGTAACTTCTCAAGAATTAGAAGATATGTATCCTAATCTTACTCCAAAAGAAAGAGAAGATGCTATCACTAAAGAACATAGAGCTGTTTTTATATCTCAAATTGGTAAAATTTTAAAATCAGGTAAAAAACATGATGGAAGAGCTCCAGATTATGATGACTGGGATTTAAATGGAGATATTCTTATTTGGAACCCTGTCCTTGAACATGCTCTTGAAATTTCTTCTATGGGAATAAGAGTAAGTGAAGAAAGTTTAGAATCTCAATTAAAAATTTCTGGTCACGAAGAGAGAAAAGAATTAACATTCCATAAAGCTCTTCTTAATAAAGAACTTCCTTATACTGTTGGTGGAGGAATTGGGCAATCAAGAATATGTATGCTTTTCCTTGAAAAATTACATATTGGTGAGGTTCAAGCTTCTGTTTGGCCTGATGAAATGATAGAAGATTTTGCAAAACTTGGAGCTCATTTCTTATAA
- a CDS encoding master DNA invertase Mpi family serine-type recombinase, protein MVYGYIRVSSDKQTVENQRFEIIKFCQKEKLTINGWIEETISGTKDYDKRKLGKLLKKVTKGDLIICSELSRLGRNLFMIMEILNICMTKECRVWTIKDNYRLGDDIQSKVLAFAFGLSAEIERNLISQRTKEALARKKAEGIRLGRPLGKAKKVKLTGKEEIIKKLLKEKISKSEISRRLKVDRGTLSKFIKNYIEK, encoded by the coding sequence ATGGTATATGGATATATAAGAGTTAGTAGTGATAAACAGACTGTTGAAAATCAAAGATTTGAAATAATTAAGTTTTGTCAAAAAGAAAAACTAACTATTAATGGATGGATTGAAGAAACTATTAGTGGGACAAAAGATTATGACAAAAGAAAATTAGGAAAACTTTTAAAAAAAGTGACAAAAGGAGATTTGATAATTTGTTCTGAACTTTCTAGACTTGGAAGAAATCTTTTCATGATAATGGAGATTTTAAATATTTGTATGACTAAAGAGTGTAGAGTATGGACCATAAAGGATAATTATCGTTTGGGGGACGATATTCAAAGTAAGGTTCTAGCTTTCGCTTTTGGTTTATCAGCAGAAATAGAAAGAAATCTTATAAGTCAAAGAACAAAAGAAGCTTTAGCCAGAAAAAAAGCCGAAGGAATTAGATTAGGTCGTCCTTTGGGAAAGGCTAAAAAAGTTAAATTAACAGGAAAAGAAGAAATTATAAAAAAACTTTTAAAAGAAAAGATCTCTAAAAGTGAAATTTCTAGAAGATTAAAAGTAGATAGGGGAACATTATCTAAATTTATTAAAAATTATATTGAAAAATAA
- a CDS encoding ABC transporter substrate-binding protein, translated as MKKRFLALLLALGVITGIMTGCGGKEEVKEEVIKIGVFEPLTGENGGGGSQEVDGIKYANKVYPEVLGKKVELVIVDNKSDKAEASVAATRLVEKEKVVAVIGSYGSGVSIAAGDIFKNAKVPAMGASCTNPMVTEGNEFYFRTCFLDPFQGKVMAQYAIEKGNKKAAIITQIGDDYSTGLGNFFKEAFTKLGGEIVYHGEFQTNEQDFNSILTNVKASGAEVIFAPSSIASAGLIIKQTRALGIDAQIMAGDTWENVAIIDVAGESAEGVVISTFFDEHNTLATEEAKKFVKGFKEYLGGPDEIIPAVASLGYDAYVVILNAIKQAGNTDGDSIRKALVDMKGVEGVTGVYSFDENGDAQKDMAVIKIVKDGKFQYIDTVVVK; from the coding sequence ATGAAAAAGAGATTTTTAGCTTTATTATTAGCTTTAGGAGTCATAACAGGAATTATGACAGGTTGTGGAGGAAAAGAAGAAGTTAAAGAAGAAGTTATAAAAATAGGAGTATTTGAACCTCTTACAGGAGAAAATGGTGGAGGAGGTTCTCAAGAAGTTGATGGAATAAAATATGCAAACAAAGTTTATCCAGAAGTTCTAGGGAAAAAAGTGGAATTGGTTATAGTTGATAATAAATCAGATAAAGCTGAAGCTTCAGTAGCAGCTACTCGTTTAGTAGAAAAAGAAAAAGTTGTAGCTGTGATAGGTTCTTATGGTTCTGGAGTTTCAATAGCAGCAGGAGATATATTTAAAAATGCCAAAGTTCCAGCTATGGGAGCTTCTTGTACAAATCCAATGGTAACAGAAGGAAATGAATTTTATTTTCGTACTTGTTTCTTAGATCCATTCCAAGGTAAAGTTATGGCTCAATATGCAATTGAAAAGGGAAATAAAAAAGCAGCTATAATAACTCAAATAGGAGATGATTATTCAACAGGATTAGGAAATTTCTTTAAAGAAGCCTTTACAAAATTAGGAGGAGAAATAGTTTATCATGGAGAATTCCAAACAAATGAACAAGATTTTAACTCAATATTAACAAATGTAAAAGCTTCAGGAGCTGAAGTAATATTTGCTCCTTCATCTATAGCTTCTGCAGGATTGATTATAAAACAAACTAGAGCTTTAGGAATTGATGCTCAAATAATGGCTGGGGATACTTGGGAAAATGTAGCAATAATAGATGTAGCTGGAGAATCAGCCGAGGGAGTTGTAATTTCTACATTCTTTGATGAACATAATACATTAGCTACAGAAGAAGCTAAAAAATTTGTTAAAGGATTTAAAGAATATTTAGGTGGACCAGATGAAATAATACCAGCTGTGGCTTCTTTAGGATATGATGCTTATGTAGTAATATTAAATGCTATAAAACAAGCCGGAAATACAGATGGAGATTCTATAAGAAAAGCTTTAGTAGATATGAAAGGTGTAGAAGGAGTAACAGGAGTTTACTCATTTGATGAAAATGGAGATGCCCAAAAAGATATGGCAGTAATAAAAATAGTAAAAGATGGAAAATTCCAATATATAGACACAGTAGTAGTTAAATAA
- a CDS encoding radical SAM protein: METLKFVYGPIPSRRLGKSLGVSPIPQKTCNYSCIYCQLGRTNKMTNERQEFFKLEDIINEFKNYLKNSDIFDVVTVVGEGEPTLYSKLGELVRELKKLTDKPVAVITNGALLNDKKVQEDLMEADIVLPSINGYNEEISKKIDRPYGKIKFDETLKGIIEFSHLYKGELWLEIMLLDGINDSKESIKEYKKLLEKIKYTRLYLNTCVRPPAEPDVNMITKEKMKYAVNELGGISIDMLSSGFFFSEILDDYESVLSLCKRHPMNQFELKSFLESRKVNKIDEMIERIEKDPKFNVINYRGIKTYRVK, from the coding sequence ATGGAAACTTTAAAATTTGTATATGGTCCTATTCCTTCTAGAAGACTGGGAAAATCTCTAGGAGTTAGTCCTATACCTCAAAAGACTTGTAATTATTCTTGTATCTACTGTCAGTTAGGTAGAACTAATAAAATGACCAATGAAAGACAAGAATTTTTTAAATTAGAAGATATTATTAACGAATTTAAAAATTATCTTAAAAACTCAGATATTTTTGATGTTGTAACTGTAGTTGGTGAAGGTGAACCAACTCTTTATTCTAAATTAGGAGAACTTGTTAGAGAATTAAAAAAACTAACTGATAAACCTGTTGCTGTTATTACCAATGGAGCTTTATTAAATGACAAAAAAGTTCAAGAAGATTTAATGGAAGCCGATATTGTTCTTCCTTCTATCAACGGATATAATGAAGAGATTTCAAAAAAAATAGACAGACCTTATGGAAAAATTAAATTTGACGAAACTCTTAAAGGAATTATTGAATTTTCACACTTATATAAAGGAGAACTTTGGCTAGAAATCATGCTACTTGATGGTATTAATGATAGTAAAGAATCTATTAAAGAGTATAAAAAATTATTAGAAAAAATTAAGTATACAAGACTTTATCTTAATACTTGTGTTAGACCACCTGCTGAACCAGATGTTAATATGATTACTAAGGAAAAAATGAAATATGCTGTTAATGAATTAGGTGGAATATCTATAGATATGTTAAGTTCTGGTTTTTTTTTTAGTGAAATTTTAGATGATTATGAATCTGTATTAAGTCTTTGTAAAAGACATCCAATGAATCAATTTGAACTAAAAAGCTTTTTAGAAAGTAGAAAAGTTAATAAAATTGATGAAATGATTGAAAGAATTGAAAAAGACCCTAAATTTAATGTAATTAATTATAGAGGTATAAAAACTTATAGAGTTAAATAG
- a CDS encoding ABC transporter ATP-binding protein produces the protein MSVLRLNDITMQFGGVVAVNNLSLNVEKGEIVALIGPNGAGKTTAFNVITGVYSPTNGEISFNDKCIISNFPKGNMKKNYKGENFGKYTKTIEYTPDKITKLGIARTFQNIRLFKNLTVFENVLIATHMRSKANLLSAIFRLNYKEEKRNREEALKLLEIVGLLSVKDEIASSLPYGKQRRLEIARALATEPELLLLDEPAAGMNPQETNELTKFIREIKDKFNLTVFMIEHHMDLVMEISDRIYVLDFGKLIASGTPKEIQNNKRVIEAYLGVENE, from the coding sequence ATGAGTGTACTAAGATTAAATGATATAACAATGCAATTTGGAGGTGTAGTGGCTGTAAACAACTTATCCTTAAACGTAGAAAAAGGAGAGATAGTAGCTTTAATAGGTCCAAATGGGGCTGGAAAAACAACAGCTTTTAATGTAATAACTGGGGTGTATTCTCCTACAAATGGAGAAATTTCTTTTAATGATAAATGTATAATAAGTAATTTTCCAAAAGGAAATATGAAAAAAAATTATAAAGGAGAGAATTTTGGAAAATATACAAAAACTATAGAGTATACTCCAGATAAAATAACAAAATTGGGAATAGCTAGAACATTTCAAAATATAAGACTTTTTAAAAATTTAACAGTATTTGAAAATGTATTGATAGCTACACATATGAGGTCAAAAGCTAATTTATTATCAGCTATTTTTAGATTAAATTATAAAGAGGAGAAAAGAAATAGAGAAGAAGCTTTAAAACTTTTAGAAATAGTGGGATTATTAAGTGTAAAAGATGAAATAGCTAGTTCATTACCTTATGGAAAACAAAGACGTTTAGAAATAGCTAGAGCTTTAGCTACAGAACCAGAACTTTTATTACTTGATGAACCAGCAGCTGGAATGAATCCACAAGAAACAAATGAATTAACAAAATTTATAAGAGAGATTAAAGATAAATTTAATCTAACAGTATTTATGATAGAACATCATATGGATTTAGTAATGGAAATATCTGATAGAATATATGTTTTAGATTTTGGAAAATTGATAGCTTCAGGAACTCCTAAAGAGATTCAAAATAATAAAAGAGTAATAGAGGCGTATTTGGGGGTAGAAAATGAATAA